The DNA region CTACAATTTTCTTATCATAGAAAAGACCAGTGATGGAAGAAGCATTCAAAccttttactttagtaaaagtagcaatgccACTGTATAAAACCATATTACAAGGAAAAGCcctgcatttaaaattttacatATATGCACAAGTATTATTAGAGTCAGAATCAGTCAGGTATGTGTACACACAAATgcattaaaataatcaaaagtaaTAGTAGCCTACCAGTGCACGCTGTTATGATGGGCCGTAGTGCATGCTATTGTGCATATATTGTCTCTTCACATAATTAGAGACCTGACACTGGACAACATCAATATACATATTAGGCAACAATCATAATTGCATATCTGTGTatgaccaaaaaaacaacacagaaataccacagtgaataaaaaaaaattgattcaatttaacaattttaatagtttattaTAGTTCATGTAGAATAAGCATTTAATTTTGTTCAAAACataccaaataaaataaaaatattaattgatttaacaattttaatagtttatgtagaaaaaacatttaattttgttcaaaaatatccaaaaaaataaaataaaaaattatattaatttaacaattttagTAGTTTATGTAGAGTAAGCATCTAATTTTGttcaaaaaatatgaaatacatttaaaagaataatATTCTAGTTTACCAATTTTAgtagttttttttatagtttatgtaaaataagtatttaattttgttcaaaaaataccaaagaaaattaaaaaataataatgtagtttaacaattttaatagtttattaTAGTTTAGGAAAAATTagcatttatttttgttcaaaaaataccaaagaaatttaaaaaatcacagatcaccaaaataatatttaaaaaaatcaacaattttaatagtttattacagtttatgtagaataatatataattattaaattaattaaaaattaattaaataaataaatatatatatatatatatatatatatatatatatatatatatatatatatatatatatatatatatatatatatatatatatatacatttctttacatgctgttgactattttacaaaaacaacaaaacaaaaacatgacacagatgggtttgccttttttcaaGGGCATAGGGTTCTTCTCTGAACACAAGCATATTTCCGAGTTTGCAATCATCCCCAAGGGCCCATTCTtcacccaacacattgttgcAGGGcccactttttttaaacaataactACCTTGTAGATGCAGATTTTTGATAACAAATAGAGATCAGTGCATAAATAACTATATATTATTGTAGATTAATTTACCCAGCAgcataaaaattaattaaaattaaccCCACCTTCTCCAGATGCAATATTAAAGAGATGCACATATTAGTTTGTTGATAATTGTAAGCCAGTAATAAATCATATGACTCTGGGTCATGTGTATGggtgctttttattttccttttgtctTCTTTGCAAGAAAGTATTTATACATTgtggtatttctacttttactcaagtgtcTGAATACTTTTTCCACCAATAGGTTTAGGGTAACAAAATAACTGTATAATATGCGATAGTTTTATTGACCTCCAAACCCTAACTTAAAtatcaataaaatgaaatagaaataaaaataagagtacaagtaaaaaaaataaaaataagaagacCGCACATAAAATAAATCTCTTATTCTGAAAgcggaaacaggaagtgtttatttttttttcattctgtcaAACAGTGTCAAGATGGCGATGCCCATGAGGAGGACGCTGATAGCTCTTCATAGAGCAACATGTAGCAGTTTGAAGGTACTGAGACATTTAAtagcatttttatttaattaaaaacaaacagtcaatATGTTGTCGAAGCAGTTTATTAGTTTAGTTTGTAATAAACGTGTTACGGTGCACGTAGTCCTGACCGGGCTagcttagctaacgttagctaactgtCAGGACGTCAGAGATACACAGATGAGTAGTCACACCAGGATGATAAAAATAGATTAAATGTTAGAAAGAGCTTAAATAAACGTATCCTGTATGGAAAGGCAAATTTATCAGAATTGCTATCCCacaactttaactttaacagtCACATTTTTTCACTTCATATCTTATCCTTCAGAATAGTAGTGGGTGGTGGCGTCTTACTGGACTGCATTAAACTGAAAAGTGTTTCTGATATTATGTTCATCCTGTTTATATGTATTAACCCCATCCCAAGTAGCCACCCAGTCCACCAGACCTCCATCACAAAATCTGAGTCAGTCATTTTTCACATGGGCTGAAGAGGAAAGactcacaaacaaaccaaacaataaaaAGTCAGAAGTTTAGACATAATTTATAGGGTTACTTCGCTTCAGTTTTCCTAAATATGACAAGAAAGGCTGAGAATCTCTGAACAGACCCTTGAAGAAATATCCTCTCTTTCCCAAGGGAGGGTCTTTCCACCTGAAAAGAAAGTCACCTGGCTAATAGTGCAAAAGGCCAGCATGTTGTACTTATAACTCAATGGTTTGTCACCAAATAGAGCAATAACTGAGGATGATTCTTTTGGCTCCTCTCACATCTTAGAGAAAGTATTGAAAATAGACTGCCTGAAACTATATAATGTTGGACATGTCCAAAACATATGTAGCCTATTAGTCTTGCAGAATCTTGCTTGCATTTATCACACACAGGATCCAAATCTGGTCTCGAGACTTCTATCTTGAATTGTACAACAGCTTGCCATTGACAAATAGATGAGGAGTAAATCTTTCAGACAGTTTTCTGCTGAATTGCATCTGGAATGTTGTTAATTTCAGACCTTTTCATACAAATTTAACAGAGACAACGTTTTGGTCTCACCAGGTCGACATGTTAAATGTTGTGGGGTGTCTTTTGTCTGCATGTATTTTACTTCTGTTCTGCCTCTGACGTATATGATATCATTTTGAACACAAGTGATGCAGACTGATGATGAATTTTGttataatgtttttatcaaTTGAGATATATGTCTGATGTTTTGTAATATGGTCTCTGCATCACTGTTTTCTTTCCCTGTATCCCAGTATTTTCTATGTTACCATATAAGCCATATATTGGTTTGTTGATTTTCAATAGTTTAACCACCCTGAGTGGTTTAGATGAATAACCACACCTGCCACCACAGAGCTCGTCAGTCTACTGGTGTGCATGATGTATAACTAAAGGTGTGTCTCAACTTTTCAAACAATGTAGATTGAGAGAGCTATACTGTATATCCTACCTATAATCTGCTTTAAGTCTGTCCTGAACTTAAGAAGGACTTTAACAGAGATGTAGGGGGatagaaaggggaaaaaatgcacCTTTCACTGactatgacctcaataataaacataaaGTAGAATGATCACCTTTCAGACAGAGtcacaaaacaattaaaacttTCTAATCTTTGTAAAAGTAAAATTCATGGCACAGCCGTTGTGTAGGACTGCATTAGATTGTACAGgtcaggtgtacctaataaagtggacaGAGGATGTAGACTGACAAACTGATATTAAGAACACCTCTGAGGGTAAAACCGTTAAATGATAGTCATCGTTAACTGTTTGCTTTATGGCGTATTTGGCACCAGTTTATATTTCTGACACTTAACATTAACCCATTTACATCTCTGCGTAGTGTACATGATGTGTTTGCACCTCACTGATAAtctttattgtttatattttgttttatttgcactcTATGTATTTGCCCTCTTTTCCACTTTGAACTTCAGCTGCTGCGCAATAATTTTCCTCAAGAAACATTTTCATCTTATCTTAAATTGCTTTCTCTCAGAATGCTGAGGCGTCCTTGGACATTCGGCATCCTGTCCCACTCTACTTGCCGGTCCGGACCAAGAAGCGGCACTTTGTTCCCCCGGCAGTGGGGATGAAAGGGAAGAAGGATGAGAGCAAAGAGGGCAAGGGTGGAAAAGCAGGCTCTGTTGTTAGTCAGCCGTACATTGAGAGGCCCATCCACATCGCCTGCACTGGTAATCgtgtttattttatctttacagGCATATATGAAGTTATGGCTGGTGTGGGACTCTTCTAGTCTCAAATGGTTGAATGTTTAGGGTGCAAAGGCTTTGAAGGCTTGATTTGTTAACAGCATTCTTATATATTTATCAAAGTCAACATATCAGGATTTCGAGGGATAGAATGATGAAGATGGTGGTCGGAAAGTCTACTATATTtaccaaaatgtgtttttaggaAAGAGTGTCAAGCAATGTCAAGAAACGAAAGTTGGCATTGAATGTCCAGTCAAAATGCGTATTCCTCTTTACGTATTAAACAATATTTGTGTCACATTTACACTGTTTCATTGTAGCTTGATAATCAGACTGATTTGCTGTTTAATTATACCTCCATGCTagtgatagctgtggctggaggcattatgatTTGGGGGTTTCTGTccatttcattctcattaacgtgatatctcaagaacgtcttgagggatttttttcaaatttgacacaaacgatAAACTGAtattagtggtcaaaggtcaaaggtcagtgtcacactgtgtccgtctcattcttgtgaatgtgatatctacggaacaccttgaaggattttctcaaatatggcacaaatgtccactttgagtcaacgatgaactgattagaatttggtggtcaaacctcactgtgatctcacaaaacatgttaacTCAGGAATTCATCACTAATTGACAAAATCTTACACAAATATCTAATAGAATAGAATGATATAGTGatcacattttatattcaagcgttcaaaggtcagcttcactgtgacatcataatggtCTGCAAAATCACTTTACAGGCtattattcagcatcatatctcaggaacagaaggagagacatttggtcagatacttggTCAccaaaactgtgctgattgtggaGATCTTTTGTGTTGCTGGGTTGAAGATATGAgtgaagcatccacattttaaaatttgtagCTTCTCCGCggcaacatccatatttaaaACATTGTCAGCTTTAATGCCGACATgaatctggacagacatgggTGTAAACTATAACTGCAACAACACGAAGGGTTCGCTTAGGCATACAACCACGAAAAATATGATGGTCGGGTCTGAGGTGATCTGAAACGAGGCCACAAGATTTAACATTAAACTTTGTcttttgttaaatgaaaaaagTTTTCATAGAGAAatatttcaatcatttttagTGGAAGTTACACTTGAGTTGTTTTGAAAATCGATACCAAAATTCAGGTATAGTTTTACCAACCCACTTGACATTAAACCACGCCTTCTTCCGTATGATGAAAGCAGACTGCCAGACGTCAAGGCTTGATGATTGGATTTCAGTCGATGGCTgcaaggttgttgttgttttttcaacgTTATTGAAAACATTCATTCCCTGGTGTATGTACGAGCCAGATTTTTGTTATAAAAGTTGTTGAAAATATATCtcataatataaaaataatgcacaacaaaaacataaaatgtagGGAAAGAAACATAACGATAACAAAAACCTTCAGGGTCTGCTAAACAAATGGAGTAAAACTGAAATGTCTAAATAATCTAATAGTTCTTGCCAATTTATaatttttgagttttaaatTTCCGGCAGTAGTCATGTACGTTTTAAAATCtgcatctttaaaaataaacaatcatCTAAAGCCTTTTGGAAAAAGAACAGATGCATCCAGTAATCATCTGGATAAATAAAGTGGTGTATATTTTGGGAGATAAATCTGACAGCTGCGCATTTGTCCTCTGGTGTCAACACTAGGACTGCCGTGGTTGTATTTTATCACAAATGTCAGTTCACAACCCTAAAGTGTGGAGCTATTACTCATCAATCAGATGCAAACTATATATTTTGTGATATCTCTTTTGGTTGGAGGGTACATACTTGTTAatcatctctgtctgtctttaccAGCGGGAATCTTTGACCCCTACATCCCCCCAGAGGGCGATGCTCGTCTTTCCACTCTGTCTAAAGAAGGCCTGAAACAGCGAACTGAGCAGATACGACAGAGCGCTGCCTCACAGCTGGCGTAAGATCGTTTTTCTAACTCCTCGTGTTGGTCCTGTACTGATGTTTCTCTTGTCAAACATATCTGGCTGTTGCAGGAAAGAGTTTTTTGTGGCTGTGTCATTTAGAGACATTTAGACATTTCTCAACACCTTATTACAGCAGTTTATTGGATCAGATCAAACACTTTGAGGATGGTAGACTGAGCAGTAAATGAGAGAAAgctgaatgtttttcttttctttatgttGTTTCTTACAGGATTCGTAAGATCAAAGAGTACGACTCTGAGTTCACGACGAAGAATTTTGCCGAGCGAGCTCAAGAAATCTTTATTGAGGCTCACAACTCCCTGACACAGTAAGAAAATGAACTCGTGTCTCTCACTTCACTCAGGCAGCTGACACAGCTCATCTCAGCGTCGTAGTCAGGGAGGGATGCTGAAGTATTACAGTGAGACATTTGTTACagaagtgagagagagagagagactcacGCAGCCTTCAGCTCCGCTGCAAGTTGGAAAGCACTCAAAAACAAGCTTTGTTCTACTTACTTTGACAATTAATTAGCTGTTTCTCAGAAAGTATCTGTGTAGAGCTGCACTATTACAAACTGTGTCTGTGCCAGCATTCCCAGAAACAATCAAGTGAGGGCTGTCGCGTGCTTGGTAAATAAGCTCTATTTCCAGGCTATTATAAGGTatattgttgctttttaaaagacaaagatGACAAAGTTTTAAAGCTTCAGTATGTAAGATTTATGGGGATTTATTGGCATCTAGtgatgaggattgcagattgcaactggCAAAACATCTGGTTAGATTTccttagtgttcattgttcaagagGCTTTTACTGGGAGCCTAATTATATGTTTGTGTACGTACCAATGAGGAAATATGCGTAcgctagggatgcacgatactggattttttgccaatttccaatatgccaatatataacaactcatttgacgaATAAACGATaccgatatcaatatatccaattttttttgtctctgtagacgaggacctgctccttatgtagatTTAAACAGtccattctaaggtaacgaaaacatagtgattcttatttttaggtgattatacacaaatgaaatcatagtttttaatattatattccatttctgccaatattttCCCCTAAATCCTTTTAACtagtaatggaaatgcaaatcaagACGACATGGTTTGGTGCAGCCAAAAGTGTCAATGGAAAAGCCCTTTTAGTCTGACAGCAAACAAACTGACATCTATGAGATTGTAACTTTAAAGTCATTCctaacatacatttttttagttCAAAATTAGCCTGATATTAATTGCTTTCCTCGCCAAAATAttccaatttatttttgtttgttttgcaggttCAACAAGGAGAAACTTCACTCCTTGGTGACAGAGAGGTGTTATCCCGTAAGTTCTTCTTCTAAATGTTGCTGAAGTTTGCTCATTATTTAAGTTTCATAAAATCCCAAATTTATTTCAGTTGTCATTCCTCTGTCTTGTGTTCAGGAGATGACGAGGGGGAACCGTTACAAGACGATCCGCTGGAGTTTTGTAGAGTCCCTGGAGCCACCCAGAGTGGTCCACGCCCGCTGCCCCGACATGGTCTCCAAAGGCAACCTGTACGGCCAGGTGACGGTCCGAATGCACTCCAAACAGGTACGTTAATGGATTGTAGTTGACACAGCTACAATTCAATCATGATCTGAGATTTAACTATTTTTGTGCAGAGCTTTTTCTTCAAGTTTATGTTGGTTTTTCTTGTTCTTTCAAATGTGATCAGTCCAGCTGTTGTCAGTGTAATAATGTATCTGTGTTGTTAATGTTAATGCAGTTCACACACTGTCATGATTTAGATTAACCTTGTTTTACATCCGTTCATCCTGCAGACTTTGGCCATCTACGACCGCTTTGGGAGGCTGATGCTGGGCAGCGAGGAGCAGCCGAAGGACGTCTTGGAGTACCTGGTCATAGAACGGCACCTCGTCAACCCCTACGGCCGATGGAGGTTACACGGGAAAATAGTGCCATCCTGGGCTCCAGCCAAAGACCCAGTTATTAAGGTGACCCTCTGCTCTGCACCAGCTGACACAAATTTATCTTTTCAGTAAGAAAGAGGCAAAGGTCCGAGGCACACTCTCTGTCAAATGGAAATTAAAGGACCTTTATTAACTGGCCGGTCCATACGTCATTTTAACTGCCACATGAGCAAGGTCGGTGGGCTGTGTTTAGTGTCTCAAGCTTTTCAACAGCATTTCCTTATTTTTCTCTCGCTTGCTGTCAGATTTCCTTTTAAACATCTTTCACTTCTCCCTCTAAAATAGAGGCTGTTTGTCTGTTAGTGTCTGGACACTCaattgccagtttattaggtacgcTTGGTGAACACCAGCCCAGTCTGTGACAAAATCCTACTGTCCTGAAGGTCATGGTGTTCAGGTtttgctgaaactgtttttTGCCTCCCCCCTTTTTGGTACAATACAGTTAAACTGCACCACGAACTAAAGCCTCTTGTAACAGCTTCAACAAAAACTCAACGTTTTAATCTTCATGTAGGGGGAATTTGTGGCAGGACCGTTGTATTAGACTGCATCGCTGTAGCTCGGTGGACCTAATATACAGCATCCAGTGGACTGTGATcaaatcatgaaatatttagCCTGTTACACTCTACACAGTTTTTATTCAGAAGAAGACATCAATAAGAAAGTGAGCTTTACTTGTGTGTCACTCCCCAACATCGCCTTTGGCGCACTGACACGTTAATAATAAATCGTTAAACCTTCAATTTGCCCACATACCAGCACTAAACAAGTATCAGCAGAATCAAGACGGCATTGCAGAACACTATAACtgtcacaaaataataataaattatatatcAGTCGGCAGATATAGAATAATATAAGAGATTTCTCCCTAATATAATGAAGGTGATGGTACTAAGTTTATAGTGTTACATCcttgaaaatgacatttaactcaacagcaacatctcTCTCAAGAAACAGTGTTACTGCGGATAATCGACAGACTGTTGGCATTTTTTGTGTGGACTGTTTTAATGGCGAATGAAGATACCGCCAGTGAAAACTGTTGACGATGAGGTCTGTCAGTAAAAGCGATATTGATTCTGGAAAGATGTAATTTTCAGTTGTTTCGAGTGCCACAAACTAAAACCCCTGCTGTTGTGGAGTtgaggcagaaatctgagacaCAGATATCTTAAAATCTGGAGAAATAAAGTCGAAACTATGCATGGATAGATACCGACAGAGGTAAgtgagaaaatatatatttttttgtatttgggtgACTCTTTAACCACAAAAACAAGGTAGGGTTGCAGCGGCATATAGTAAAACCGTATACCCTGATATAAGAGTTGAAGATGTACATTTGCTTCTCTGCGATTCTGAATAAAAATGCAGCTGAACTGGGACTCTTGCTTGTACAAGCACATCCTCTTTCCTTCTCAGCTGCCTGTCAGACTTTCTGCACACACTTGCataaaaaataagttttgaGTTTTAATTGTAAATCATTTGTGCAACCAAAAAACCCTCTGTTTTCATTGCATTAAGGGTCAGAGTAACTGATAATAATGATTGTGTAATACAGTACACTGTGAAACCCTGATATTTACCAAGATGGTTATCGAATCGTGAAAatctctgttttaaaaaaaaatctcagttaAAGTGgtgcaaaaacacattaaagtgcTTTCAGGAGCACACCAAAATAACAGGCAGCGATATAATTTAGTTTCACAGAGAAGAAGATGTTGGCCAATCAGAAgccaaaaaaaagcttttaccGGAAGGCTACTTGGAGCAGTGACCTCCGTAAAGCATTCTGACACCTCCGCTCCCCAAAACAGAGGAAGAGTAACAGTACCTTTATGTGGAAACCAAGCAGCAATCTCCAAGGCAGATCCATATGGTcgcttctggctccaaaaagcaAAGATGGCGACAGTTGAAATGCCGTAATCGATGTTTCAAAATGGCAGTTCACAATCCAATGTAGCCGTGGCCGttatttatacagtttatggtGTAACCATGTAAAAAGGCCTGTTAGCGAGGTGAAGGCCAGCACTATCCTGGTCACGTCTGCCATTGCATAAAATGTCGCCTAACTTGTGATGCCTCACAAACAAGATAACCATAGACTCTTGACATTTCAAGTTGAAAACTAGATTAGTCTTGTCTACATGTCAACTCTAACAGTTTCTGTAAATCCTCAGCCTGGACGGAGTTTTACAAAAGATCCATTTCAGTGACCTAACTCGCAGTTTGCGTGTGGACAGAAAAGGCTACGTTTTAAAAGGCACCAGTACCTGTTGACCAGACCTGAGTTTTCCTCATCACTAAACTCTGGACTGAGTGAGAGGACTCCTGCTGACCTGATTGTGTTTCTCACTGTGTGGATGCAGGATTAAACCACATTTAACCAGCACGTCTCCGTCATATA from Epinephelus fuscoguttatus linkage group LG3, E.fuscoguttatus.final_Chr_v1 includes:
- the mrpl45 gene encoding 39S ribosomal protein L45, mitochondrial; translated protein: MAMPMRRTLIALHRATCSSLKNAEASLDIRHPVPLYLPVRTKKRHFVPPAVGMKGKKDESKEGKGGKAGSVVSQPYIERPIHIACTAGIFDPYIPPEGDARLSTLSKEGLKQRTEQIRQSAASQLAIRKIKEYDSEFTTKNFAERAQEIFIEAHNSLTQFNKEKLHSLVTERCYPEMTRGNRYKTIRWSFVESLEPPRVVHARCPDMVSKGNLYGQVTVRMHSKQTLAIYDRFGRLMLGSEEQPKDVLEYLVIERHLVNPYGRWRLHGKIVPSWAPAKDPVIKTVMIPGPELKPGQEFDALNYKVPKPEAVQWNK